One Tachypleus tridentatus isolate NWPU-2018 chromosome 3, ASM421037v1, whole genome shotgun sequence DNA window includes the following coding sequences:
- the LOC143246975 gene encoding uncharacterized protein LOC143246975 produces MNTMRVVLVNLCFLFLQGHNALGLENVYSRFNQAEDSIHDGPRRYREYIRYPYDKYIYRDAPDYRYETGYDDFDKGKYSYGNRYNSLYGKRSVNSYNSRYQQTASKYGLDNVSNYQDRYNPLYHSSNEPTGRFYGNRYRYYPDEPKYSVYGNHNPSYYTYRYKENELSKQRNNRHDSRYDHRIYYNLQTGEYRVSGDKEYPNPYRSYDGINQSYPGYYQSTYGLLKDHSGYESASPYGYLDYGPGYRRSYSKEEPSKDDVKEEQG; encoded by the coding sequence aACCTCTGTTTCCTCTTCTTACAGGGGCACAATGCCCTTGGCTTAGAAAACGTGTACAGCCGGTTTAACCAGGCTGAAGACTCGATTCACGATGGACCCCGTAGGTACAGGGAATATATTCGTTATCCGTATGACAAGTACATCTATCGCGATGCACCAGATTACAGATACGAGACTGGTTATGACGATTTTGACAAAGGAAAGTACTCCTATGGAAACAGATATAATTCCCTTTATGGAAAGCGTTCAGTAAACAGCTACAACAGTCGATATCAACAAACAGCCAGTAAATATGGTCTCGATAATGTATCTAATTACCAGGACCGGTACAATCCTTTGTACCATTCAAGTAATGAACCAACAGGACGGTTCTATGGGAACAGATATAGGTACTATCCAGATGAGCCAAAGTACTCTGTTTATGGAAATCACAATCCGAGTTATTATACATATCGATATAAAGAAAACGAGTTATCGAAACAAAGGAACAACCGCCATGACTCGAGATATGACCATCGTATCTATTATAATCTGCAGACGGGGGAATATAGAGTATCAGGGGACAAGGAATACCCCAATCCATATCGTTCTTATGACGGTATTAATCAATCATATCCTGGCTATTATCAGTCTACTTACGGACTTTTAAAGGATCACTCAGGATATGAATCGGCTAGTCCTTATGGCTATCTCGATTACGGGCCGGGATATAGACGAAGCTATAGTAAGGAGGAACCCAGCAAGGACGACGTAAAGGAGGAACAAGGTTGA